The Desmonostoc muscorum LEGE 12446 genome includes a region encoding these proteins:
- a CDS encoding metallophosphoesterase: MHWFFTGHLRVDKVTVKIAELPISLQGTKLVQLSDFHYDGLRLSEDMLAKAIALTNEAEPDLILLTGDYVTDDPTPINQLVLRLKHLQSRCGIYAVLGNHDIYYSHSQAEVTKALTSIGVHVLWNEIAYPLGKELPLVGLADYWSQEFHPAPVMNQLDSVTPRIVLSHNPDTAKILQQWRVDLQLSGHTHGGHIVIPGIGPVVFYYKKLLKKIPKKLRRWVTLLLGDCSKVVRYWEWAQGFHNVEENQLYVNRGLGTYKPGRLFCPPEVTVITLISH; this comes from the coding sequence ATGCATTGGTTCTTTACGGGACATTTAAGAGTAGATAAAGTAACGGTTAAGATTGCGGAACTTCCAATATCTTTACAAGGTACAAAGCTGGTGCAGTTGTCAGATTTTCACTACGATGGTTTGCGGCTATCGGAAGATATGTTAGCAAAAGCGATCGCACTTACTAACGAAGCTGAACCAGATTTAATTCTATTAACTGGTGACTACGTAACTGATGACCCAACGCCGATTAATCAATTGGTGCTGCGATTAAAACATTTGCAAAGTCGCTGTGGTATTTACGCCGTCCTGGGTAATCACGATATCTATTACAGCCACTCCCAAGCAGAAGTTACAAAGGCGTTAACTAGCATTGGGGTGCATGTGCTTTGGAATGAAATTGCTTATCCACTAGGAAAGGAATTACCACTAGTAGGACTAGCTGATTATTGGTCGCAGGAATTTCATCCCGCACCAGTTATGAATCAATTAGATTCTGTTACACCCCGCATCGTTTTATCCCATAACCCAGATACAGCCAAGATATTGCAACAATGGCGCGTAGATTTGCAATTATCTGGTCATACCCACGGTGGTCACATCGTAATTCCGGGCATTGGCCCTGTTGTATTTTATTATAAAAAGCTGCTGAAAAAAATTCCCAAAAAACTCCGGCGTTGGGTAACACTTTTACTAGGAGACTGCTCGAAAGTCGTGCGATATTGGGAATGGGCGCAAGGATTTCACAATGTGGAAGAAAATCAATTATATGTCAATCGTGGTTTAGGAACTTATAAACCAGGACGCCTATTTTGTCCGCCAGAAGTGACTGTTATTACGTTAATTAGTCATTAG
- a CDS encoding metallophosphoesterase: MHWLLSGPLSTEKLTVKIAGLPAPLQGKKLVQLSDFHYDGLRLSEGMLEKAIAVSNQAEPDLVLLTGDYVTDDPQPIHQLILRLKHLQSRCGIYAILGNHDIHYKHAKTEVTEALTSIGIHVLWNEIAYPLGKELPLVGLADTWSREFNPELVMNQLNPDTPCIVLSHNPDTAEILQAWRVDLQLSGHTHGGQIVIPGIGPAALVYSKITKKIPLKVRRRARFLEENVSVVSHWEWAQGYHRVGKNQLYVNRGLGTYLPGRLFCRPEVTIITLQGE, from the coding sequence ATGCATTGGTTGTTATCTGGGCCGTTGAGTACAGAGAAATTGACGGTTAAGATTGCAGGGTTGCCTGCACCGTTACAAGGTAAGAAGTTGGTGCAGTTGTCAGATTTTCACTATGATGGTTTGCGGCTGTCGGAAGGTATGCTAGAAAAAGCGATCGCAGTTAGCAACCAAGCTGAACCAGATTTAGTTTTATTGACAGGTGATTACGTAACTGACGATCCCCAACCAATTCACCAATTAATACTTCGACTCAAACATTTGCAAAGTCGCTGTGGGATCTATGCTATTCTTGGCAACCACGACATACATTACAAACACGCAAAAACAGAAGTTACAGAGGCGTTAACTAGCATTGGAATTCACGTCCTTTGGAACGAAATTGCCTATCCACTAGGAAAAGAATTACCACTCGTTGGACTGGCCGACACTTGGTCACGAGAATTCAATCCTGAGTTAGTTATGAACCAGCTAAACCCAGACACGCCCTGCATTGTTTTATCCCATAATCCAGATACTGCGGAGATATTACAAGCATGGCGAGTTGATTTACAATTATCTGGTCATACTCACGGTGGCCAAATCGTAATTCCTGGAATTGGTCCAGCTGCGTTGGTTTACAGCAAGATTACCAAAAAAATACCCCTGAAAGTGCGGCGTAGAGCGCGATTTTTAGAAGAAAATGTTTCTGTAGTCAGCCATTGGGAATGGGCGCAGGGTTACCATCGCGTAGGAAAAAATCAGCTATATGTCAATCGTGGTTTGGGAACTTACCTCCCAGGACGTTTATTTTGCCGCCCAGAAGTTACTATAATCACGCTACAAGGTGAGTGA
- the nifH gene encoding nitrogenase iron protein, translated as MTDEKIRQIAFYGKGGIGKSTTSQNTLAAMAEMGQRILIVGCDPKADSTRLMLHSKAQTSVLQLAAERGAVEDIELEEVMLTGFRNVRCVESGGPEPGVGCAGRGIITAINFLEENGAYKDVDFVSYDVLGDVVCGGFAMPIREGKAQEIYIVTSGEMMAMYAANNIARGVLKYAHTGGVRLGGLICNSRNVDREIELIETLAKRLNTQMIHYVPRDNIVQHAELRRMTVNEYAPESNQSNEYRTLATKIINNNNLSIPTPIEMEELEELLIEFGVLESEENAAMLIGKSSAEAPVESTTK; from the coding sequence ATGACTGACGAAAAAATTAGACAAATAGCTTTCTACGGTAAAGGTGGTATTGGTAAGTCTACCACCTCTCAAAATACCCTTGCAGCTATGGCAGAAATGGGTCAACGCATTTTAATCGTCGGTTGCGACCCGAAAGCTGATTCTACTCGTTTGATGTTGCACAGTAAAGCCCAAACCAGCGTTCTGCAATTGGCTGCTGAACGAGGCGCTGTGGAAGACATAGAACTCGAAGAAGTCATGCTTACTGGCTTTCGGAATGTGCGTTGTGTAGAGTCTGGCGGTCCAGAACCCGGTGTAGGTTGCGCCGGTCGCGGTATCATCACCGCCATCAACTTCTTAGAAGAAAACGGTGCATACAAAGATGTTGACTTTGTAAGCTACGACGTATTGGGTGACGTTGTGTGCGGTGGTTTTGCGATGCCCATCCGTGAAGGTAAAGCACAAGAAATCTACATCGTTACCTCCGGTGAAATGATGGCGATGTATGCAGCTAACAACATCGCTCGTGGTGTTCTCAAATATGCTCACACTGGCGGTGTACGCTTGGGTGGACTAATTTGTAACAGTCGTAACGTTGACCGAGAAATCGAATTAATCGAAACCTTGGCAAAACGTTTGAACACCCAAATGATTCACTACGTACCCCGTGACAATATTGTGCAACACGCTGAGTTACGCCGGATGACTGTGAACGAGTATGCACCTGAAAGCAATCAAAGTAACGAATATCGGACATTGGCGACAAAAATCATCAACAACAACAATCTCAGCATTCCTACACCTATTGAAATGGAAGAACTAGAAGAGTTGTTGATTGAATTCGGTGTCCTTGAAAGTGAAGAAAATGCTGCAATGTTGATTGGCAAGTCATCTGCTGAAGCACCAGTAGAAAGTACTACCAAGTAA
- a CDS encoding GlsB/YeaQ/YmgE family stress response membrane protein encodes MNILAWIVLGLIAGAIAKAIYPGHQGGGILGTILLGIIGAFVGGSLGIFFSTGTLTLAAPTLSIPGIAVAVLGAIVAVFLWNLLTRRTTV; translated from the coding sequence ATGAATATTCTTGCTTGGATTGTTTTAGGTCTAATTGCTGGTGCCATCGCTAAAGCTATCTACCCTGGTCATCAAGGTGGCGGAATTCTAGGAACAATTTTGTTAGGAATTATTGGTGCTTTTGTTGGCGGTAGTTTAGGTATCTTTTTCAGCACAGGAACGTTAACTCTAGCGGCTCCTACTCTGAGTATTCCAGGTATTGCAGTAGCAGTTTTGGGTGCAATTGTAGCGGTTTTCCTGTGGAACTTATTAACCCGTCGCACTACTGTATAG
- a CDS encoding bifunctional 4-hydroxy-2-oxoglutarate aldolase/2-dehydro-3-deoxy-phosphogluconate aldolase has translation MPNQIWLSQLQKHRAIAVIRAPKMEWGREMAMAVASGGMQLIEITWNSDRAGELISQLRWELPGCIIGTGTLFNVQQLEEAIASGAQFLFTPHVDSAMIQAAQEKHVPIIPGGLTPTEIVTAWSQGASCVKVFPVQALGGADYIKSLQGPLGEIPLIPTGGVTVENAKEFLQAGAIAVGLSGELFPKKLVSEGNWEAIATKARKLMQQLG, from the coding sequence ATGCCTAATCAAATTTGGTTATCACAGTTGCAAAAACATCGAGCGATCGCAGTTATCCGCGCTCCTAAAATGGAATGGGGGCGGGAAATGGCGATGGCTGTGGCATCTGGGGGAATGCAGCTAATTGAAATCACCTGGAATAGCGATCGCGCCGGGGAATTAATCAGTCAACTACGTTGGGAATTACCAGGCTGTATTATTGGCACTGGTACGCTGTTCAATGTGCAGCAGCTAGAAGAAGCGATCGCTTCTGGGGCACAATTCCTGTTTACACCCCATGTTGACTCGGCAATGATTCAAGCAGCACAAGAAAAACATGTGCCCATTATCCCAGGAGGGCTGACTCCTACAGAAATTGTTACCGCTTGGAGTCAGGGTGCTAGTTGTGTAAAAGTGTTTCCCGTGCAAGCGCTGGGAGGGGCTGATTATATTAAAAGTTTGCAAGGGCCCTTGGGTGAGATTCCCTTAATTCCCACTGGCGGCGTGACTGTGGAAAATGCTAAAGAATTTTTACAAGCAGGAGCGATCGCCGTGGGTTTGAGCGGTGAATTATTTCCCAAAAAGCTTGTCAGTGAAGGGAATTGGGAGGCGATCGCAACCAAAGCTAGAAAGCTGATGCAACAGTTAGGTTAA
- a CDS encoding L,D-transpeptidase: MKRLIYPDWVRSLKILLAGTALSLSVFTTTGTSEVWANSKNQVIAQTIQTLQKSDKRWIQINLSKQRLIAWEGDKVVYGSSISSGKKSTPTLVGTFKIQSKFKTTRMRGENYNVPNVPYAMFYQGNYGIHGAYWHKKFGTPVSHGCVNLAPKHAKWLFEWASVGTPVVIHK, encoded by the coding sequence ATGAAAAGACTGATTTATCCTGACTGGGTGCGTAGCTTAAAAATACTCCTCGCTGGGACAGCACTGTCCTTAAGTGTTTTTACTACTACTGGAACTAGTGAAGTTTGGGCAAATTCCAAAAATCAAGTGATTGCACAAACAATTCAGACATTACAAAAATCGGATAAGCGCTGGATTCAAATTAATCTTTCAAAGCAACGATTAATAGCTTGGGAAGGTGACAAAGTAGTTTATGGAAGCTCTATTTCCTCTGGTAAAAAATCTACTCCTACCCTAGTTGGTACTTTTAAGATTCAATCCAAGTTCAAAACTACACGAATGCGGGGAGAAAACTACAATGTTCCTAACGTCCCTTATGCAATGTTTTACCAAGGTAATTACGGCATTCACGGTGCTTACTGGCATAAGAAATTTGGCACTCCAGTAAGTCACGGCTGCGTAAATCTTGCACCCAAACATGCTAAATGGCTATTCGAGTGGGCATCAGTAGGGACACCAGTAGTCATCCATAAATAG
- a CDS encoding L,D-transpeptidase: MQSWIRSGGIRSSKTFCTGVALMVATLFSWSPPLAGTLNSTTAKATSVNENSITVSSISQTSQPRWIEIDLSEQRLRGWEGKKLVHSYRISGGKRSTPTPIGRFRINSKYRTHRMRGRGYNIPDVPYTMYFYGGYAIHGAYWHNRFGTPVSHGCVNLPVKQARNLYNWASTGTLVVVHK, encoded by the coding sequence ATGCAATCCTGGATTCGCAGTGGTGGAATTCGTTCCTCAAAAACTTTTTGTACAGGCGTGGCGCTGATGGTGGCGACTTTATTTTCTTGGTCACCGCCGTTAGCAGGTACTCTTAACTCCACTACAGCCAAAGCCACGTCAGTCAATGAAAACAGCATCACTGTATCTAGTATCAGCCAAACATCCCAACCTCGCTGGATTGAAATTGACTTGTCAGAGCAACGCTTACGTGGATGGGAAGGTAAAAAACTTGTTCATTCATACCGAATTTCTGGAGGGAAGCGATCGACCCCCACACCCATAGGTAGATTTCGGATTAATTCTAAGTATCGTACTCACCGGATGCGGGGCAGGGGCTACAATATTCCTGATGTTCCTTACACAATGTATTTCTATGGAGGCTATGCCATCCACGGTGCTTACTGGCATAATCGTTTTGGGACTCCAGTCAGCCACGGTTGCGTGAATTTACCTGTTAAGCAAGCTCGTAATCTTTACAACTGGGCTTCAACGGGAACTTTAGTCGTGGTGCATAAATAA
- a CDS encoding CHAT domain-containing protein, with protein sequence MPITQTTRFSGANSLKVKRQKAIRLSFYFLIGLLCILGSPVLAKVPDSINSSVQLPINSTMSVVVATDPASLVQQGKVLYDAGNFAQAVEVLQKAVQVYQQQGESLRLAATLSNLSLAYQQLGEWSQAQQAITESLNLLKAQDKNPNLQIFAQSLDIQGRLQLAMGRPEAALATWQQTEKIYKQADNQNGVVRSLINQAQAWQAQGFYPRAIKTLDKVSQTLQSQPDSIEKTVSLRSLGDALLVVGNLKKSHEVLEESLRIARHLQSNADIGASLFSLGNNALKQHDHANAIAYYQQTVAASPSALTKVQAQLNHLGLVIEDQQWREVQTLLPSIESQLDQLPLSRASIYARVNYAQNLTKVKTNDFQVSTKNSSPPLSTQNSAVLFASAIEQSRSLGDKRAEAYAFKSLGGLYEQTKQLSEAQNLTLQGLALAQSSNAPEITYALEWQLGRLLWAQKDIKGAIAAYDAAVETLQSLRRDLVVNKDVVNQDVQFNFRDSVEPVYRQSVELLLQSQQGKADEKILEKARQRIEALQLAELDDFFREACLQGQRVALDQVVDRDNPSAAILYPIILPQELQVIVKIPNQPLQNYSTKISQTEVENLLVELRRNLVNPTATKTVKIQSQQVYNWLLKPIESELQQSSVNTLVFVLDGLLRNIPMSALYDGKEYLVEKYAVALSVGLQLLDPKPLVEQKLVALTAGLTQPPPGFSKFAPLLGIKSEFDGITKAGVSTTSLLDGDFKKKNLETEISATSFNIVHLATHGQFSSRLEDTFILDFDGEINVKDFDTLFGSQSKSIVELLVLSACQTATGDSRAALGLAGAAVRAGARSTIASLWQIDDKSTAMFVSAFYRELKSGQITKAEAVHRAQLKLLKHPNYNAPSFWSSYVLIGNWL encoded by the coding sequence CTATGTCGGTGGTTGTAGCTACTGACCCCGCCTCACTAGTACAGCAAGGCAAAGTTTTATACGATGCGGGAAACTTTGCCCAGGCGGTAGAAGTGTTGCAAAAAGCTGTCCAGGTATATCAGCAGCAAGGGGAGAGTCTCAGATTAGCAGCAACATTGAGTAATCTTTCCCTAGCTTATCAGCAGCTCGGTGAATGGAGTCAAGCGCAGCAGGCAATTACAGAAAGCTTAAATTTGCTCAAAGCACAGGATAAAAACCCAAATCTGCAAATATTCGCCCAATCACTCGATATTCAAGGCCGTCTGCAACTGGCAATGGGACGGCCTGAGGCGGCTTTAGCAACTTGGCAGCAGACGGAAAAAATTTATAAACAAGCAGATAATCAAAATGGTGTGGTGCGATCGCTCATTAATCAAGCACAAGCATGGCAAGCCCAAGGATTTTACCCTCGTGCGATCAAAACACTCGATAAAGTCAGTCAGACGTTACAATCTCAACCAGATTCTATAGAAAAGACGGTGAGTTTGCGATCGCTCGGTGATGCCCTTTTGGTAGTAGGCAATCTCAAAAAATCACACGAAGTCCTAGAAGAAAGTCTCAGAATTGCTCGCCACCTGCAATCAAATGCAGATATTGGCGCAAGTCTGTTCAGCTTGGGGAATAATGCCCTCAAACAACACGATCATGCAAATGCGATCGCCTATTATCAACAAACAGTTGCAGCATCTCCCTCAGCCCTGACAAAAGTCCAAGCCCAACTCAATCACCTGGGCTTAGTCATTGAAGACCAACAATGGCGAGAGGTTCAAACTCTTTTACCATCAATTGAATCTCAACTCGACCAACTCCCCCTCAGCCGTGCTAGCATCTATGCCCGCGTAAACTATGCACAAAATTTAACTAAAGTCAAGACTAATGACTTCCAAGTATCAACTAAAAACTCTTCCCCCCCACTCAGCACTCAGAACTCAGCAGTATTATTCGCCAGTGCCATCGAGCAATCCCGCAGTTTAGGCGACAAGCGGGCAGAGGCTTATGCCTTCAAAAGTTTAGGTGGTTTGTACGAACAAACCAAACAGTTGTCAGAGGCGCAAAACCTAACTCTGCAAGGATTAGCTTTAGCACAGAGCAGCAATGCACCAGAAATTACCTATGCATTAGAGTGGCAGTTAGGTAGATTACTGTGGGCACAAAAAGATATTAAAGGTGCGATCGCAGCCTATGATGCTGCTGTGGAAACTCTCCAGTCTCTCCGCAGAGATTTAGTAGTAAATAAGGACGTAGTTAATCAGGATGTGCAATTCAACTTTCGGGACAGCGTAGAACCCGTTTACCGACAGTCAGTAGAATTATTACTACAATCTCAACAAGGAAAAGCAGATGAGAAAATATTGGAGAAAGCACGCCAGCGAATTGAAGCACTCCAGCTAGCAGAATTGGACGACTTCTTCCGCGAAGCTTGTTTGCAAGGTCAGAGAGTAGCCCTCGATCAAGTAGTAGACCGAGATAATCCCAGCGCCGCCATTCTGTATCCAATTATTCTTCCGCAAGAACTCCAGGTAATTGTCAAAATTCCCAACCAACCCCTGCAAAACTACAGTACCAAGATTTCCCAAACAGAAGTAGAGAACCTCTTAGTAGAACTGCGAAGAAATCTTGTTAATCCCACTGCTACCAAAACTGTTAAAATCCAGTCACAACAAGTTTACAACTGGCTGCTCAAACCCATTGAGTCAGAATTACAACAAAGTAGCGTCAATACCCTAGTGTTCGTTCTAGATGGTTTGTTACGCAATATACCAATGTCGGCTCTCTACGATGGCAAGGAATACTTAGTAGAGAAATATGCAGTTGCTCTGAGTGTAGGTCTGCAACTCCTAGACCCAAAACCCCTGGTGGAACAGAAACTAGTAGCTCTCACGGCAGGATTAACTCAGCCACCGCCAGGATTTTCCAAGTTTGCCCCATTACTTGGGATCAAATCTGAATTTGACGGTATTACCAAAGCAGGAGTTTCGACAACTAGTCTGTTGGATGGAGATTTTAAGAAAAAGAATTTAGAAACTGAAATTTCTGCTACTTCATTCAACATAGTGCATTTGGCAACCCACGGTCAGTTTAGTTCTCGCCTTGAGGACACTTTTATTTTGGATTTTGATGGTGAGATTAACGTCAAAGATTTCGATACTCTCTTCGGCAGTCAAAGTAAAAGCATAGTAGAACTACTAGTTTTGAGTGCTTGCCAGACAGCAACAGGAGATAGCCGCGCCGCACTTGGTCTAGCAGGAGCAGCTGTACGAGCTGGCGCACGTAGTACCATTGCCTCACTCTGGCAAATTGATGATAAATCAACTGCGATGTTTGTGAGTGCCTTCTATCGAGAACTCAAGAGTGGCCAAATCACCAAAGCCGAAGCTGTCCACCGTGCCCAGCTAAAACTCCTGAAACATCCTAACTACAATGCACCAAGCTTTTGGTCTTCCTATGTGTTGATTGGCAATTGGTTGTAA